A segment of the Streptomyces pactum genome:
CATCGACAGCGCCGCCGCCCGCAAGGGCATCAAGGCGTACACCTCCCTCTTCGGCGACGACAACTGCCCCGCCGCCAAGTGCGCCGGCATGGGCGGCAACGACACCGTCACCGCGTTCGCCTCCGGCAAGGCCGCCATGGCGATCGGCGGCGACTTCAGCCACCAGGCCGTGGAGGCCGGCAAGGTGAAGGGCGAGTACGCGGTCGTGCCGCTGCCGGGAGTGAAGCCCGGCTCGATCGCCCCGGCCTTCGCGGGCGGCAACAACATCGGCGTCCTGAAGAGCACTTCGCACCGCACCCTCGCCGTCGACCTGATGAAGCGGCTCGCGTCGAAGCGGGCGCAGGGCGAGCTGTTCGACGCCATGGGCTTCCTGCCGACCTTCACGGACGTACGGCAGCGGGTCGCGGCCGAGGAGCCGTTCGTGAAGCCGTTCGTCGACACCCTCGCCGCGGGCACGAAGTTCGTACCGGCCTCGCCCGCGTGGGCGACGATCGACTCGTCCCAGGTGCTGCCCACCATGTTCCAGGAGGTGGTCAGCGGCAAGAAGGACGTCGGCGCCGCCGCCGGGGACGCGGCTCGGAAGATGGACGAGGCGTTTGGCTCCGCCGGATGAGTGTGCCGCCCGGCAGCTCGGGGGGTGCGGTCCGGGAGCGGGTGCGGCCGGTCCGCGGCTCGTCGCGCCCACGCGGCGCCAGCCGCGAGTCCGGTACGGCCCCGCGCCGGCTCGGGCGCGCCTCCGGCACCCCCTGGCTGTATCTCGCCCCCGCCCTCGTCGTCCTCGGCGGGTTGCTCGTCTACCCCGTCTACCAGCTCGGGCTGATCTCCTTCCTGGAGTACACCCAGGCGCAGGTCTCCGGGGGCGAGCCGACCACCTTCCAGGGGTTCGGGAACTACGCCGAGCTGTTCGGGGACGACCAGTTCTGGCGGGTCCTGCTCGCCACCGTCGTCTTCGCGGCGGCCTGTGTCGTCTCCACGCTGGCCGTCGGGTGCGCGCTCGCCGTGCTGCTCACGCGGGTGCGCGCCGTGCCGCGGCTCGCGCTGATGCTGGCCGCCCTCGGCGCGTGGGCGACCCCGGCGGTCACCGGGTCGACGGTCTGGCTGCTGCTGTTCGACCCGGACTTCGGGCCGGTCAACCGGATGCTCGGCCTCGGCGACCACTCCTGGACGTACGGGCGCTACAGCGCCTTCGCCCTCGTCCTGCTCGAAGTGGTCTGGTGCTCCTTCCCGTTCGTCATGGTCACCGTCTACGCCGGTATCCGCGCCGTGCCTGCGGAGGTGCTGGAGGCCGCCGCGCTCGACGGCGCCTCGCAATGGCGCATCTGGCGCTCCGTGCTGGCGCCCATGCTGCGGCCGATCCTGGTGGTCGTCACCATCCAGTCCGTCATCTGGGACTTCAAGGTCTTCACCCAGATCTACGTCATGACGAACGGCGGCGGCATCGCCGGCCAGAACCTCGTCCTCAACGTCTACGCCTACCAGAAGGCGTTCGCGTCCTCGCAGTACAGCCTCGGCTCGGCGATCGGCGTCGTGATGCTGCTGATCCTGCTCGCCGTGACGCTGGTCTACCTGCGGCTGCTGCGCCGCCAGGGGGAGGAGCTGTGAATCTTCCGCGCGCGCGTGTGCGCCGTCCGTGGCGGCTGGCGGCCGAGGCCTCGGCGCTGCTGGTCGCCGTCGTGGTCGCCTTCCCGCTGTACTGGATGGTGCTGAGCGCCTTCAAGCCGGCCGGTGAGATCGAGTCGGCCGAGCCCCGGCCGTGGACCCTGGCGCCGTCGCTCGACTCCTTCCGGCGGGTGTTCGGGCAGCAGGAATTCGGTCGCTACTTTCTCAACAGTCTGCTCGTGGCGGGCACCGTCGTGATCGCCTCGGCGCTCATCGCGTTCCTCGCGGCGACCGCGGTGACGCGTTTCCGGTTCCGTTTCCGGACCACCCTGCTGATCATGTTCCTGGTGGCCCAGATGGTGCCCGTGGAGGCGCTCACCATCCCGCTGTTCTTCCTCATGCGGGACTTCGGCCAACTGAACACGCTGGGTTCGCTGATCCTGCCCCACATCGCCTTCTCGCTGCCGTTCGCCATCTGGATGCTGCGGGGGTTCGTGAAAGCCGTGCCGGAGGCCCTGGAGGAGGCCGCCTACATGGACGGGGCGAGCCGGGCGCGATTCCTGTGGCAGATCCTTTTCCCGCTGGTCTTCCCGGGGCTGGTGGCCACCAGCGTCTTCTCCTTCATCTCGACCTGGAACGACTTCCTGTTCGCCAAGTCGTTCATCATCAGCGACACCTCCCAGTCGACGCTCCCGATGGCGCTGCTGGTCTTCTACAAGCCGGACGATCCCGACTGGGGCGGAGTGATGGCCGCCTCCACGGTGATGACGATTCCGGTGCTGGTCTTCTTCGTACTCGTGCAACGACGACTCGTCTCCGGCCTCGGCGGAGCGGTGAAGGACTGACAGTGATGATTGCTGTGGCTCCGCCCGGGGGTCTGACTCAAGGACTGACTGGCGCTACGGCTGTCCTTCTCTCGATTTGTCGGCCGTCCGGGCGGGACCACAGCGCGCGTGGCCGGTCAGGCATCTGTGACTTCATAGGAGCCCGGCCAAAGGTCCCATCACTGTCTTGTCCGTCTGCCCGACCGGCACGTGCCCT
Coding sequences within it:
- a CDS encoding carbohydrate ABC transporter permease; translated protein: MSVPPGSSGGAVRERVRPVRGSSRPRGASRESGTAPRRLGRASGTPWLYLAPALVVLGGLLVYPVYQLGLISFLEYTQAQVSGGEPTTFQGFGNYAELFGDDQFWRVLLATVVFAAACVVSTLAVGCALAVLLTRVRAVPRLALMLAALGAWATPAVTGSTVWLLLFDPDFGPVNRMLGLGDHSWTYGRYSAFALVLLEVVWCSFPFVMVTVYAGIRAVPAEVLEAAALDGASQWRIWRSVLAPMLRPILVVVTIQSVIWDFKVFTQIYVMTNGGGIAGQNLVLNVYAYQKAFASSQYSLGSAIGVVMLLILLAVTLVYLRLLRRQGEEL
- a CDS encoding carbohydrate ABC transporter permease; this translates as MNLPRARVRRPWRLAAEASALLVAVVVAFPLYWMVLSAFKPAGEIESAEPRPWTLAPSLDSFRRVFGQQEFGRYFLNSLLVAGTVVIASALIAFLAATAVTRFRFRFRTTLLIMFLVAQMVPVEALTIPLFFLMRDFGQLNTLGSLILPHIAFSLPFAIWMLRGFVKAVPEALEEAAYMDGASRARFLWQILFPLVFPGLVATSVFSFISTWNDFLFAKSFIISDTSQSTLPMALLVFYKPDDPDWGGVMAASTVMTIPVLVFFVLVQRRLVSGLGGAVKD